The sequence ccccgccagcTCCGCTCAGTTGGGGCACGCTCAAGAGGCTTAGGGGCACCATGGTGGGCATCTTCATAGCACCCGAGGGGACCCGGCCGGCTTTGGCTCCGGTGTGGATGGCCTCGTGCCTTCGGAGATTGTAGCCGTTCTTGAACTCCTTGGCGCACAGAGCGCAGATGTAGGGCCCCTTGCTCTTTGTCTTCTTCTCCAAGGCAGATGCGACCGGGGCCACGGCGACCGTCGAGGTTGGGGCAACGACGGCGGTGGCCGCGGCTGCGGCGATGGTGGCGGCAGAGACAGGGGGCGCGGCCTCGGCGGCGGGCGCCGACACCGGCGGGGGCGGCGGAGGAGGCGCCGGGGGCTGCTTCAGAGCCGCTGTGTCCACAGTGGAGGCGGCAGCCGGGGCCGGGGGCGCAGCAGCaacggcggcggcggcagcggcagcggcggcggcagccgcGGCCGCGGCGGACTCCTGGGCGGCGGCGAGGACCGGGAGCAAGTCCACCTGGAGGGGTTCGGCCGCCGGGGCCTGGGGCGTGGGTGGGGGCGCCGGCGCGGCCTGCGAAGACAAGGCGCCGTGTGGGCCGCGGCCGCGGGTCGGCGCcctcccggcccggcccggcccgccaCGGCCGGCCCCTACTCACCTGGAATGGACTCTGGGCGCAGCCCTGGGAGGCAAAGAAGCGGGACTGGAGCTCAGCCCCGACCTGCAGGGGGTTCTGGGCGTGACCCTGAGGTGGCGGGAAGGAGTTCATGAGGCCGCCCACCCCCCGGGAGTCCAGGCCCAGCACGGGGAAGGGGGGGGCCAGCAGCGTGCAAGGGAACACGGGGAACATGGCCTCGGCCACGGCGGGGCCCCCGGGGCTCAGCGGGGGCCGGGGGCGCGGGCCGCACGGGGCCCGGGCTCGGGGCGCCGCCCCCGGCCGGCCGGGCTGGGCCGCGCCGAACGCATGGCCCGCGGGCCGCCCCGCCGCCCGCGCACCCCGGCCggcgggagggagggaaggagggcgcCTGGCGGGCCGCGGAGCGCGGCGGCGACGGCGGCGGCGACGCCCCCTGGGTGGGGGCGGGAGGCCCCgcggggccgggggccgggggcgggggcccgggcggcggcggcggcggcggttgGAGcctggcggggcggggtggggggagcgaGGGAGCAGCCTCGGCCCCCGCCGCGCGCGCGCCCAGCCGGCGCCTcggggagggcgggggagggcgcgagggagggagggggacagCTGCGCGCGCACCGGGCGCGCGGAGGGGGGGTGGGACGGGAGGGAGGGCGGGCGGGAGGGGGTGTGGGaagggggggtggggcgggggagggggttgTTACCTGGAAGATGAAGCTGCTCCAGTTGCCGGGATCCATggcggagggagggagggaggtggctcGCGCTCACCCTggggcgggaggaggaggaggcggccgtgggggaggggggaacccGGGGAGGAGGCGCGCGGGGCGGGCGGgaggggggaaggaggaggagggtggggggagcggAGCACACTGCGCGCGGGGAGGGAGGGCGGGCGGGGGGCGCGAGGACACACAAGAGGCTGGAGCGGGCGCGAGCGCGAGCGCGCGCTAGGCCCGCGGGAGGGGGGAGGTACAAGAGGGACTCTGGCgggaggagggacagaggagccacccAGCAGCCGGAGTCGCCCCAAGCGCGAGACCCCTGAGACGGCCGCTGATTGGCTGACGATGGCGCAGGTGGTGGGCGCGCGGGAGACGGGGCGGCTTCTCTCTCCCCCCCCTCAAAGATTCCACCCCCCGCTTCCCTCCGCCAGCGGCCGTTATTCGCGCGCACGCGCACAAACTCGCTGCCGCTGTCGAGCGGGAGAATAGGGGAGCGCGCGCCGGGTTACGGATGGGGCGGGGCTAAGCTCTAAGCGCGCGCCCGGTTAACGGTCGTCGTCCTAGGACTTTCGCGGgagctttttgtttcttctcGGCCACCGTCGCGTCCCCCTCCCACTCCAGCGG is a genomic window of Bubalus kerabau isolate K-KA32 ecotype Philippines breed swamp buffalo chromosome 23, PCC_UOA_SB_1v2, whole genome shotgun sequence containing:
- the MAZ gene encoding myc-associated zinc finger protein isoform X2, encoding MFPVFPCTLLAPPFPVLGLDSRGVGGLMNSFPPPQGHAQNPLQVGAELQSRFFASQGCAQSPFQAAPAPPPTPQAPAAEPLQVDLLPVLAAAQESAAAAAAAAAAAAAAAVAAAPPAPAAASTVDTAALKQPPAPPPPPPPVSAPAAEAAPPVSAATIAAAAATAVVAPTSTVAVAPVASALEKKTKSKGPYICALCAKEFKNGYNLRRHEAIHTGAKAGRVPSGAMKMPTMVPLSLLSVPQLSGAGGGGGEAGAGGGAAAVAAGGVVTTTASGKRIRKNHACEMCGKAFRDVYHLNRHKLSHSDEKPYQCPVCQQRFKRKDRMSYHVRSHDGAVHKPYNCSHCGKSFSRPDHLNSHVRQVHSTERPFKCEKCEAAFATKDRLRAHTVRHEEKVPCHVCGKMLSSAYISDHMKVHSQGPHHVCELCNKGTGEVCPMAGEVCPMAAAAAAAAAAAAAAVAAPPTGVGSLSGAEGVPVSSQPLPSQPW
- the MAZ gene encoding myc-associated zinc finger protein isoform X1; protein product: MFPVFPCTLLAPPFPVLGLDSRGVGGLMNSFPPPQGHAQNPLQVGAELQSRFFASQGCAQSPFQAAPAPPPTPQAPAAEPLQVDLLPVLAAAQESAAAAAAAAAAAAAAAVAAAPPAPAAASTVDTAALKQPPAPPPPPPPVSAPAAEAAPPVSAATIAAAAATAVVAPTSTVAVAPVASALEKKTKSKGPYICALCAKEFKNGYNLRRHEAIHTGAKAGRVPSGAMKMPTMVPLSLLSVPQLSGAGGGGGEAGAGGGAAAVAAGGVVTTTASGKRIRKNHACEMCGKAFRDVYHLNRHKLSHSDEKPYQCPVCQQRFKRKDRMSYHVRSHDGAVHKPYNCSHCGKSFSRPDHLNSHVRQVHSTERPFKCEKCEAAFATKDRLRAHTVRHEEKVPCHVCGKMLSSAYISDHMKVHSQGPHHVCELCNKGFTTAAYLRIHAVKDHGLQAPRADRILCKLCSVHCKTPAQLAGHMQTHLGGAAPPVPGDAPQPQPTC